The proteins below are encoded in one region of Geomonas ferrireducens:
- a CDS encoding PEP-CTERM sorting domain-containing protein encodes MRMRRGGLAVIMLTLTLMTTSANALSIRLTDGGVNTVTIGDNGVGDVNPAAGAVTYIGSIGAFTTNVSTGLSYPILGSLDSPWLELNSVDVTSGSSGTSKLYIYLTDTGFTGAASSFQAAIGGTTGGTVKYSTYFDAANTAFAMSTVLTEELYSGLAFSDVNTASALGLDVPYSLTQALEITHTGHASTSFDAELAPVPEPGTFLLLGVGFLGLAVYGRRRVRA; translated from the coding sequence ATGCGCATGAGAAGAGGAGGATTGGCGGTCATCATGCTCACCCTGACGCTGATGACCACATCTGCAAACGCACTATCCATAAGACTGACGGACGGCGGCGTCAATACCGTCACCATTGGGGACAACGGGGTGGGGGACGTTAACCCCGCGGCAGGCGCCGTCACCTACATCGGCAGCATCGGTGCCTTCACCACCAACGTGAGCACCGGGCTTTCCTACCCTATCCTCGGGAGCCTGGACTCCCCGTGGCTGGAGCTGAACTCGGTCGACGTGACGAGCGGCTCGAGCGGCACCAGCAAGCTCTACATCTACCTCACCGACACCGGCTTTACCGGCGCAGCTTCCAGCTTCCAGGCCGCCATCGGCGGGACCACGGGAGGAACGGTCAAGTACAGCACCTATTTCGACGCCGCCAACACCGCCTTTGCCATGAGCACGGTTTTGACCGAGGAACTGTACAGCGGCCTCGCCTTCAGCGACGTCAACACCGCTTCCGCACTGGGCCTCGACGTTCCCTACTCCCTGACCCAGGCGCTGGAAATCACCCATACCGGTCACGCCAGCACCAGCTTCGATGCGGAACTGGCCCCAGTGCCGGAACCGGGCACCTTCCTGCTGCTTGGAGTCGGCTTCCTGGGACTTGCCGTCTACGGCCGGCGCAGGGTGCGGGCCTGA